The following are from one region of the Theropithecus gelada isolate Dixy chromosome 6, Tgel_1.0, whole genome shotgun sequence genome:
- the ECSCR gene encoding endothelial cell-specific chemotaxis regulator isoform X2: MGTAGAMQLCWVILGFLLFRGHSSQPTMTQTSSSQGGLGSLSPTTEPVSSNPGYIPSSEANSPSHMASTGTPGAGVPSSGRGGGTSRDTFQNVPPNSTTMSLSMREDVTILPSPTSETVLTVAAFGVISFIVILVVVVIVLVGVVSLRFKCRKSKESEDPQKPGSSGLSESCSTANGEKDRITLISMKNINMNNGKQSLSAEKI; this comes from the exons ATGGGCACCGCAGGAGCCATGCAGCTGTGCTGGGTGATCCTGGGCTTCCTCCTGTTCCGAG GCCACAGCTCCCAGCCCACAATGACCCAAACCTCTAGCTCTCAGG GAGGCCTCGGCAGTCTAAGTCCGACCACAGAGCCAGTTTCTTCCAACCCAG GATACATCCCTTCCTCAGAGGCTAACAGCCCAAGCCATATGGCCAGCACCGGTACGCCAG GTGCAGGTGTCCCCAGCAGTGGAAGAGGCGGAGGCACAAGCAGAG ACACATTTCAAAATGTTCCCCCCAATTCAACCACCATGAGCCTGAGCATGAGGGAAGATGTGACCATCCTGCCCAGCCCCACGTCAGAGACTGTGCTCACTGTGGCTGCATTTG GTGTTATCAGCTTCATTGTCATCCTGGTGGTTGTTGTGATTGTCCTAGTCGGTGTGGTCAGCCTGAGGTTCAAGTGTCGGAAGAGCAAGGAGTCTGAAG ATCCCCAGAAACCTGGGAGTTCAGGGCTGTCTGAAAG CTGCTCCACAGCCAATGGAGAGAAAGATCGCATCACCCTTATCTCCATGAAGAACATCAACATGAATAATGGCAAACAAAGTCTCTCAGCAGAGAAG ATCTAA
- the ECSCR gene encoding endothelial cell-specific chemotaxis regulator isoform X1: MGTAGAMQLCWVILGFLLFRGHSSQPTMTQTSSSQGGLGSLSPTTEPVSSNPGYIPSSEANSPSHMASTGTPGAGVPSSGRGGGTSRDTFQNVPPNSTTMSLSMREDVTILPSPTSETVLTVAAFGVISFIVILVVVVIVLVGVVSLRFKCRKSKESEDPQKPGSSGLSESCSTANGEKDRITLISMKNINMNNGKQSLSAEKVL, from the exons ATGGGCACCGCAGGAGCCATGCAGCTGTGCTGGGTGATCCTGGGCTTCCTCCTGTTCCGAG GCCACAGCTCCCAGCCCACAATGACCCAAACCTCTAGCTCTCAGG GAGGCCTCGGCAGTCTAAGTCCGACCACAGAGCCAGTTTCTTCCAACCCAG GATACATCCCTTCCTCAGAGGCTAACAGCCCAAGCCATATGGCCAGCACCGGTACGCCAG GTGCAGGTGTCCCCAGCAGTGGAAGAGGCGGAGGCACAAGCAGAG ACACATTTCAAAATGTTCCCCCCAATTCAACCACCATGAGCCTGAGCATGAGGGAAGATGTGACCATCCTGCCCAGCCCCACGTCAGAGACTGTGCTCACTGTGGCTGCATTTG GTGTTATCAGCTTCATTGTCATCCTGGTGGTTGTTGTGATTGTCCTAGTCGGTGTGGTCAGCCTGAGGTTCAAGTGTCGGAAGAGCAAGGAGTCTGAAG ATCCCCAGAAACCTGGGAGTTCAGGGCTGTCTGAAAG CTGCTCCACAGCCAATGGAGAGAAAGATCGCATCACCCTTATCTCCATGAAGAACATCAACATGAATAATGGCAAACAAAGTCTCTCAGCAGAGAAG gTTCTTTAA